GATCGGATTCATCGTCAAGAAGCCCGACGAGCCGTGGTTCCAGCTCGAGTGGAAGTTCGCGGGCGAGGCGGCCCAGGCCGACGGGTTCGAACTGATCACCATCGGCGCGACCGACGGCGACAAGGTCCTCCCCGCGATCGAGAACGTTGCCGCTCAAGGGGCGCAGGGTCTGGTGATCTGCACGCCGGACGTCAAGCTCGGCCCCGCGATCGTCGCGCGGTGCGCGCAGCGAAACCTCAAGCTGCTGACGGTGGACGACCAACTGGTCGGGCCTGACGGCAAGTTTCTCGACGTCCCCCACGTGGGCATCAGTGCGCACAAGATCGGCAACAACCTGGGTCAAGCGCTGCTGGACGAGATGAAGAAGCGGGGTTGGAAGCCCGAAGAGACCGGGATGATCGCCGTGACCTTCGAAGAGCTGGACACCGCGCGCGAACGCACCGATGGCGCCATCGAGACGGTGGTCGCCGGTGGTTTCCCGGAAAGCCACGTCTTCAAGGCGCCCGAGCGCGGACAGGACATCGCCGACAGCCGCACCGCCGCCACGCCCGTCCTCACCCAACACCCCGAGTTCAAGAACTGGCTGATCGCCTCGATGAACGACGCCGGAGCGATGGGCGCCGTACGCGCCACGGAGTCGTTCAACATCCCCGCGGAGCGCGTCATCGGCATCGGGATCAACGGGGACTTGGCGCTTGCCGACCTGAAGAAGCCCACCCCGAACGGCCTGTACGGCTCGATCCTCCTGCAGGCCAAGCGCCACGGGTATGACACGAGCCACATGATGTTCAAGTGGATCACGGAGGGTACGGCGCCTCCGAAGATCACCTACACCGACGGCATTCTCATCACCCGCGAGAACTTCAAGCAAGTGCTCGCCGACCAAGGGCTTCCCGAGTGAATCGCGCGCTCGAGTTCGAGGGCATCCGGAAGACCTTCCCAGGTGTGGTTGCGCTCGACGACGTGAGCTTTGGCGTCGGAGCGGGGTCGGTCCACGCGCTGCTCGGAGAAAACGGGGCCGGTAAGAGCACGCTGCTGAAGATCCTCAGCGGCGCGCATCGGGCGGACGAGGGCCGGGTGCTCCTCGACGGCAAGGAGAAGCGATTCCGCAACACGCAGGACGCCATCGCCGAGGGCATCGCGGTGATCTATCAGGAGCTCCAACTCGTAGACGATCTTTCCGTCGCAGAGAACCTGTTTCTGGGCCACCTTCCCCAACGGTTCGGCAAAGTGGATCGCCACCGGCTGTTCGCCGAATCGGGGCGGCTTCTCGAGTGGGTCGGCGAGGCGTTGAACCCCCGCACGCGCCTCGGCGCACTGCCCATCGCGCAGCGGCAGATGGTGGAGATCGCGAAGGCCCTCTCGCTCGACGCGCGTGTTCTAGCCTTCGACGAACCCACGAGCTCCCTGACCAGCCGCGAGGTGGACCGCCTGTTCGAGGTGATCCGGCAGTTGCGCGACGAGGGCCGCGTGATCCTCTACGTGTCGCACCGGATGGAGGAGATCTTTAAGCTCTGCGACGCGGCGACCGTGTTTCGGGACGGCAAGCACGTCCAGACGTGGGACTCGCTCCAGGAGGTGACCCGCGACGAACTGGTGCGGAGCATGGTCGGGCGGGACGTGGCCGCCTTTGCTGAAGAGGGCGAGGCGCGTGCTCTTGGCGACGTGGCGCTGCGGGTTGCCGATGTGACAGGACCGGGGGTGGTGGCGCCCGCGGATCTCGCCATCCGCAAGGGCGAGATCGTCGGGCTCTTCGGGCTGGTCGGCGCGGGGAGAACCGAGCTGCTGAAGCTCATCTACGGCGCGGCGAAGGCGCGTTCTGGCCGCGTGTCGCTGCACGGTGTCGAACTGGGGCCGCACGGCCCGGGCAAGGCGCTCGCCACGGGTCTTGCGTGGTGCCCCGAGGATCGCAAGGCCGAAGGCATCGTGCCCCTCGCGAGCGTGCAAGACAACCTGAACCTCGGGGTGCGCCGACGCTTCTCGCCCCTCGGATTTGTGATCCACCCCGGGCGGGAGCATCGCAACGCGCTTAAGGGAGTGGAGCGTCTGGGCATTCGGGCTTCGGGCTTGCGGCAAGCGGTCGGCAATCTATCGGGAGGGAACCAGCAGAAGACGATTCTCGGGCGTGTGCTCGGGCACGACGTGGAGGTTCTGCTCCTCGACGAGCCCACGCGGGGCATCGACATTGGGGCGAAGCAGGAGATCTATGCGATCATTCGCGACCTGGCGCGCAACGGGGCCGCGGTGCTGTTCGTGTCCAGCGACTTGCCCGAGGTGATCAACTTGAGCGACCGCGTGCTGGTGATGCGCGAAGGCGCCTTGGTGGGCGAGTTGCCGCGCGGCGACGCGACTCCCGAGCGCGTGCTTGAACTGGCGCTGCCGGCGGGCGGACGCGCCGCGTCATGAAGAGAGCGAACTGGCTGGCGACGGCTTGGGACAGCGGTGGGATGGTGCTCCTCTTCCTGGCGTTGTTCGCCTACGCGAGCTTCGGGGTGGGCAACTTCTTCACGCCGACCAACCTCGTGTACGCCCTTGGTCTCTCGGTGACCACCACGGGCATCGTCGCGTGCGGGATGCTGTTCTGCTTGGCCGCCGGGGATTTCGACCTGTCCGTGGGGTCCGTGGCGGCGTTTGCGGGGATGCTGGTCGCGGTGCTGCTCGACGCCATGGGAGGCAGTCTGTGGGCGGTTCCGCTGTGCTTGGCAGCCTGTGCGTGCGTCGGGCTGTTCAACGGGCTGATCATCGCTGTGTTCGGGATCAACGCGCTGATCACGACGCTGGCGACGATGCAGATCGTGCGCGGACTGGCCTATCTGTTGAAGGACGGCAACTCGCTCGGCATTTCGAGCGAGGCCTTCGCGGGGCTCGGTACGGGGGATTTTCTGGGATTGCCCATTCCGCTGTGGGTCCTCCTCGGCTGTCTGGCGGTGTTCGGATTCACGCTCCACATGACGGTCTTCGGTCGCAACGCGCTGGCGATCGGCGGCAACCGCGAGGCGGCGCGCCTCGCCGGGGTGCCCACGGCGCGCACGCAGATGCTGATCTTCACCTTGCAGGCGACCCTCGCGGGTTTGGCCGGTGTGGTGAGCGCCGCGCAGCAGCAGTTGGGCGATCCCAAGGGGATGGTGGGGCTCGAACTGCGGGTCATCAGCGCATGTGTTTTGGGCGGAGTTTCGCTCACCGGTGGCATCGGCTCGATCCACCACGTGATCGTGGGCGTGCTGATCATGGGCACGGTCCAGAACATCATGGATTTGAAGAGCGTGCCGACGTTCTACCAGTACCTGGTCAGCGGCGCCATCCTCCTGGCGGCGGTGCTGCTCGATCGATTGAAGAGGCGGGGCGTGAGGGCGTGAGGCGTGAGGCGTGAGGCGGGAGGCGGGAGGGGCTTCCCGCATAATCCGATTCGGCGCGAGAGTTCGCACACAGGGAGAATGAGCATGAATGGCGAGAAGATCTACGAATACGACGTCGACGTCACGGGTGTGACGGACTTTGGCTTGACGATGGAGGCCGTTCTTTCCGGCCAAGCCGCGGTTCCACCGCAGGGATTGCGGTTCGACGTCGCCTTCGACGGAACGGCGAACGGTCGCCTTGCGGGACGCGTGAGCGGGATCGACCACGTCCGGATGCGCGCCGACGGCCGCATCGACTTGGACATCCGCGGAGTGATCGTGACCGAGGACGGGCATCGCATCGCGCTGGCCGCGGACGGCGTCGCGGTGCCTCGCGCCGACGCGCCGATCGCGGACCTGTTCGAGAATGTCAGCCTCACCACCGCCGCCGAGGGGTATGCCTGGGTGAACTCGAGGCAGATATGGGGCGTCGGGACCGTCAACTTCGCCGAGGGCAAGGTCCATATCGACGGCTACATGCAGTGAGGGGTGTTCCCCCTATCTCACCTTCACCAGCACGACGCCATGCCTCGGCACCTTCGCCTCAAAACTCACGGCGAACGTGCCGAGCTCCTTCTGGCGCCACAGGTCGCGCACCCGCTTCCCTCCGCTGATCCCGAGATCCTTCCACGCCACGCGCACCGGCCCTTCCTCCTCGCCAAGGTTGAAGAGCCCGACCGCCAGACCCCCATCCTCGAGTGGTTTGGCCCACACCTCGGTCTCGCCTACCTTGGCGATCCGGTGGGCGGCCTTCACCAGGGCGTCCTGATCGACGGCGATCACCTCGTCGTTGGTGAGAAGGCTGAGGGTGAAGGGGTCGAGGGTCGTGATGTCGCCGCTGAGGATCAGGGGTGCGGCCAGAAGGCACCACATCGACATCTGCGTGTACTGCTCGTTGGGGGTGAACGGCGTCTTGCGTTTGCCGCCCGATCCGGCGATTTGGCCCAGCAGGAGGTAGTCGGGGTCGTTGAACGCGCCCGGCCCGGCGTAGCGGTCGAGGTGTTGGCGCGCATAGAGATCGAAGCTGTCCTGGAACAAGGTGAACCCGATTCCGAGGTCGCCCGCGGTGCGCCAGCTGTGGCCACCCACCTCTTTGCCCCACTTCCAAACGTCGGCCATCCCGTATTGGCACAGGTTCAGCACCATGTCCCTGCTTTGCGCCTTCAGCAGATCGCCCATGACCTGGTACGGCTTCTTGAATCCCTCCACGCCCGGCACCTCGGCCTTGTAGCTGCACCAGTCGTACTTGAGGAGATCGAAGCCCCAATCCGCAAACGTCTTGGCGTCCACAGCCTCGTGGCCGAACGCCCCCTCGTACCCCGCGCACGTGGTGGGTCCGGGCGACGTGTAGATGCCCGCCTTCAGTCCCTTGCCGTGAATGAACGTCGTCAGCGCCTTCATGTCGGGGAACTTGGCGTTCGGAAGGATGCGTCCTTGGGCGTCGCGCGTGGGGCCGCCCACCACCGGGTCCTTGCTGCCCGGGACGCGGGCCCAGCAATCGTCGATGCACACGAACTGCCAGCCGTGTTGGGCCATGCCGTTCGCGACCATCGCGTCGGCCGCCTCGCGCATGATGGCGTCGCTCACGCCGCCCATCCACACGTACCAACTGTTCCAGCCCATCTGCGGAGTCAGCGCGATGGCGTCGCCGCACACGATCTTGAGGTTCCGGGTCGCCGTGCCCTTGCGGTTGGTGGCCCGCAGCGCCACCGTGTAGGTGCCTCGCTTGGCGATCGCGCCCGTGATGCGGCCGCTGCTCGGATCGAGCGTGAGGCTGTCGGGCAGGCCGGTCGCCGAGAACCGCATCGGCCGCACGCCGGTGGCCGGCACCAGGTAGAGGAAGGGGTGTAGCGGTCGGGCACCCGTGACCGTCGGGCCGTTGATCCTCGGGCTGGCTGGAGGCGGTGGGGTGAGGATCACGGCCTTCTCGATGGGCGGAACGAGCGCCGCGGGTTTGGCGCCCGTGTACTCGATGGTGGCCTCGGCCCAGTCGCCGTGGTCGAAGTCGATGCCGTCGCCGGCGTCGTCCACCACAAGACTCAGGATCTTGACGCCGCGGAGGGGGACGCTTGCCTCGACGGGCGGCTGCTTCCACGAGAGCCTCGGACTCTTCCAGAGCTCTTTCCCGTCCCCGAGTACGTGGAAGACGACGCTGGCGTTGGCCGAGCCCGCGTCGTCGTCCACCCCGCAGAACGCATGGAATCGCGTCGCCTTGCCATCGAGCCGGATCTTGAAGGTGCTGATCGCATGCGTTCCCAAGCCCTTGTCGAAGGTCCGCCCCGCGATCGAGAGCGGCTGGTTGGTCACCGACCGGTTCTGCACCGGCGACCCCCAGCCTTGGCGGATGTGCGAAAGGTCGAGATCGGAGACGAACACGGTCGAGGTTTGGATCGAACCGAGCAGTGCCAGGCAGATCAGATTCACGGTGGCTCGAGGTTACCGGGAACCGGATAGAATCGAATCGAGCCATGCTCTCCCTTCTTCTTGCCGTGATGCAAACGTCTTCGTTCTCGTTCCATGCGCCGACGCCCGACTCGTTCGAGGTCCGTTGGCGCGACAAGCCCGTGCTGGCCGCGAGCGGGGTGGGTCCGCGGGTCGAACCCGCGCGAGCGGTCGAGCCTTGCGAGTCCCTCTTTCTCGGCTATCCGCACGGCCCGAAGACCGCCGAGTTCGTACCTCCCGGACGCGAGCGCGAGACCTACACGATGGTGCTCGAGCGGATCCACGGCACGATCTCGGCTTCGGCAGACGCGTTTGCGTGCACCGACGACCCGAAGGTGCCGCTTGGCAGCACCTTTGGCCGACCTGTGATCGAAGGCGCCAACGCCGTGTACGATCGGACGGGCGATTGGCTGATCAGCGTGGAAGGCGGACCGGTATCGATCCAGCCCGTCGGAAACACGGAGTTCAGCATCGAGTGCGCGGTGCCATGCACCGTTCGATTCAAGCCGAACTACTACCGCGACCACCTCGGCTACTTCCTTTGGGACAAGTCCAAACCTCTGTGGAAGGAGCCGGTGGCGGGCTGGTGCTCCTGGATGGCGCACCTGCAGGGCGTGACCGAGCGCGATGTCCTGGCGGCGGCCCGTTTCTTCTCGGAGAACCTGAAGGCGTACGGCTACGACATCGTGCAGATCGACGACGGCTACCAGCGGGTGCTCCAGTTCGGGCAGGACAACAAGGGTGGGGAACCGTTCTCGAACTACTGGACTCGGC
This is a stretch of genomic DNA from Fimbriimonadaceae bacterium. It encodes these proteins:
- a CDS encoding arabinose ABC transporter substrate-binding protein, with protein sequence MIVVAAGCGGGEKNAQGVAEAPKDKVKIGFIVKKPDEPWFQLEWKFAGEAAQADGFELITIGATDGDKVLPAIENVAAQGAQGLVICTPDVKLGPAIVARCAQRNLKLLTVDDQLVGPDGKFLDVPHVGISAHKIGNNLGQALLDEMKKRGWKPEETGMIAVTFEELDTARERTDGAIETVVAGGFPESHVFKAPERGQDIADSRTAATPVLTQHPEFKNWLIASMNDAGAMGAVRATESFNIPAERVIGIGINGDLALADLKKPTPNGLYGSILLQAKRHGYDTSHMMFKWITEGTAPPKITYTDGILITRENFKQVLADQGLPE
- the araG gene encoding L-arabinose ABC transporter ATP-binding protein AraG, producing the protein MNRALEFEGIRKTFPGVVALDDVSFGVGAGSVHALLGENGAGKSTLLKILSGAHRADEGRVLLDGKEKRFRNTQDAIAEGIAVIYQELQLVDDLSVAENLFLGHLPQRFGKVDRHRLFAESGRLLEWVGEALNPRTRLGALPIAQRQMVEIAKALSLDARVLAFDEPTSSLTSREVDRLFEVIRQLRDEGRVILYVSHRMEEIFKLCDAATVFRDGKHVQTWDSLQEVTRDELVRSMVGRDVAAFAEEGEARALGDVALRVADVTGPGVVAPADLAIRKGEIVGLFGLVGAGRTELLKLIYGAAKARSGRVSLHGVELGPHGPGKALATGLAWCPEDRKAEGIVPLASVQDNLNLGVRRRFSPLGFVIHPGREHRNALKGVERLGIRASGLRQAVGNLSGGNQQKTILGRVLGHDVEVLLLDEPTRGIDIGAKQEIYAIIRDLARNGAAVLFVSSDLPEVINLSDRVLVMREGALVGELPRGDATPERVLELALPAGGRAAS
- the araH gene encoding L-arabinose ABC transporter permease AraH, producing MKRANWLATAWDSGGMVLLFLALFAYASFGVGNFFTPTNLVYALGLSVTTTGIVACGMLFCLAAGDFDLSVGSVAAFAGMLVAVLLDAMGGSLWAVPLCLAACACVGLFNGLIIAVFGINALITTLATMQIVRGLAYLLKDGNSLGISSEAFAGLGTGDFLGLPIPLWVLLGCLAVFGFTLHMTVFGRNALAIGGNREAARLAGVPTARTQMLIFTLQATLAGLAGVVSAAQQQLGDPKGMVGLELRVISACVLGGVSLTGGIGSIHHVIVGVLIMGTVQNIMDLKSVPTFYQYLVSGAILLAAVLLDRLKRRGVRA
- a CDS encoding DUF3237 domain-containing protein; this encodes MNGEKIYEYDVDVTGVTDFGLTMEAVLSGQAAVPPQGLRFDVAFDGTANGRLAGRVSGIDHVRMRADGRIDLDIRGVIVTEDGHRIALAADGVAVPRADAPIADLFENVSLTTAAEGYAWVNSRQIWGVGTVNFAEGKVHIDGYMQ
- a CDS encoding NPCBM/NEW2 domain-containing protein yields the protein MNLICLALLGSIQTSTVFVSDLDLSHIRQGWGSPVQNRSVTNQPLSIAGRTFDKGLGTHAISTFKIRLDGKATRFHAFCGVDDDAGSANASVVFHVLGDGKELWKSPRLSWKQPPVEASVPLRGVKILSLVVDDAGDGIDFDHGDWAEATIEYTGAKPAALVPPIEKAVILTPPPPASPRINGPTVTGARPLHPFLYLVPATGVRPMRFSATGLPDSLTLDPSSGRITGAIAKRGTYTVALRATNRKGTATRNLKIVCGDAIALTPQMGWNSWYVWMGGVSDAIMREAADAMVANGMAQHGWQFVCIDDCWARVPGSKDPVVGGPTRDAQGRILPNAKFPDMKALTTFIHGKGLKAGIYTSPGPTTCAGYEGAFGHEAVDAKTFADWGFDLLKYDWCSYKAEVPGVEGFKKPYQVMGDLLKAQSRDMVLNLCQYGMADVWKWGKEVGGHSWRTAGDLGIGFTLFQDSFDLYARQHLDRYAGPGAFNDPDYLLLGQIAGSGGKRKTPFTPNEQYTQMSMWCLLAAPLILSGDITTLDPFTLSLLTNDEVIAVDQDALVKAAHRIAKVGETEVWAKPLEDGGLAVGLFNLGEEEGPVRVAWKDLGISGGKRVRDLWRQKELGTFAVSFEAKVPRHGVVLVKVR